One segment of Gemmatimonadota bacterium DNA contains the following:
- a CDS encoding SDR family oxidoreductase, whose protein sequence is MSSLKIDGSVALVTGANRGIGRALVESLLDHGAGKVYVGARRLEAVTDLVERYGDRVEPVLIDVTDRDQVRAAVASATDVDLLFNNAGVAEFMGGDFVDEAWFDAGRREYDVNVLGTFDVTRAFAPVLAANGGGAVVNVISVAGLVNFPLFLSYSLSKAALHSLTQATRLLLADQGTRTFGVYPGPVDTDMAEPLDWDKASPRSVADVILAGIEAGTEEIFTDSMARQFGTQYASDPKSLEANIAAMVEEIAA, encoded by the coding sequence ATGTCTAGCTTGAAGATCGATGGTAGCGTGGCTCTGGTGACGGGAGCCAATCGCGGGATCGGACGCGCGCTCGTGGAGTCGCTCCTGGATCACGGGGCCGGCAAGGTCTACGTGGGGGCGCGTCGGCTCGAGGCCGTCACCGACCTGGTCGAGCGGTATGGCGACCGCGTCGAGCCCGTCTTGATCGACGTGACCGACCGAGACCAGGTGCGCGCCGCGGTGGCGTCGGCCACGGACGTGGATCTGCTGTTCAACAACGCGGGCGTCGCCGAGTTCATGGGCGGGGATTTCGTCGATGAGGCGTGGTTCGACGCGGGCCGCCGGGAGTACGACGTGAACGTGCTGGGCACGTTCGACGTCACGCGGGCGTTCGCGCCGGTGCTGGCGGCCAACGGCGGGGGCGCCGTGGTGAACGTCATCTCGGTGGCGGGTCTGGTGAACTTCCCGCTGTTCCTCAGCTACAGCCTGTCCAAGGCCGCGCTGCATTCGTTGACGCAGGCGACGCGCCTGTTGCTGGCCGACCAGGGCACGCGAACGTTCGGTGTCTACCCGGGTCCGGTCGACACGGACATGGCCGAACCTTTGGATTGGGACAAGGCGTCGCCGCGGTCGGTGGCCGACGTGATCCTGGCCGGGATCGAAGCGGGGACGGAGGAGATCTTTACGGATTCGATGGCGCGGCAGTTCGGGACGCAGTACGCCAGTGACCCCAAGAGCCTGGAGGCCAACATCGCCGCCATGGTGGAGGAGATCGCCGCCTGA
- a CDS encoding TetR/AcrR family transcriptional regulator, whose amino-acid sequence MARPKAFDEDTALEAAAQLFWSYGYDGTSVAELEAGMGMGRQSIYNAFGDKHALFLRSLQWYAEQNRGEFLSLLLAPGAGLEAIRAYFRRVLDFVAPVEERRGCMIANSILEVGESDAPIARVCRANQDGVIGAFEHALRNAVADGDLPASLDVPATARMLLSQTYGLAVLSKSGMTLDELASVVNQLLSRLD is encoded by the coding sequence ATGGCACGTCCCAAGGCGTTCGATGAGGACACGGCCCTCGAGGCCGCGGCCCAGCTCTTTTGGAGTTACGGCTACGACGGGACGTCGGTGGCCGAGCTGGAGGCCGGCATGGGCATGGGTCGCCAGAGCATCTACAACGCGTTCGGCGACAAGCACGCGCTGTTCCTCAGGTCGCTGCAGTGGTACGCGGAGCAGAACCGGGGCGAGTTTCTTTCCCTGCTGCTCGCGCCGGGCGCGGGGCTCGAGGCGATTCGGGCCTACTTCAGGCGGGTGCTCGACTTCGTCGCTCCCGTCGAGGAGCGGCGCGGGTGTATGATCGCCAACTCTATCCTGGAGGTCGGGGAGAGCGACGCTCCGATCGCCCGCGTTTGTCGGGCGAATCAGGACGGGGTGATCGGGGCGTTCGAGCACGCGTTGAGAAACGCGGTCGCGGACGGGGACCTGCCGGCTTCACTCGACGTGCCGGCCACCGCGCGCATGCTGCTGTCGCAGACCTATGGGCTCGCGGTGCTCTCGAAGTCCGGAATGACGCTGGATGAGTTGGCGAGCGTGGTCAACCAACTCCTGAGCCGGCTCGATTGA
- a CDS encoding type II toxin-antitoxin system Phd/YefM family antitoxin — protein MANIFSVSRLRANLYRVLDRVLETGVPAEVERKGRRLRIVPAETGSRLARLKPHAGYLATDPEELVHLDWSGEWRP, from the coding sequence ATGGCAAATATCTTCTCCGTCTCCAGGCTCCGCGCCAATCTCTACCGAGTGCTGGATCGCGTGCTCGAGACCGGTGTCCCGGCAGAAGTCGAGCGGAAGGGGCGTCGGCTTCGGATCGTCCCCGCGGAGACGGGCAGCCGCCTGGCGAGGCTCAAGCCGCACGCCGGGTACCTCGCCACCGACCCCGAGGAGCTGGTGCACCTCGACTGGTCGGGCGAGTGGCGTCCGTGA